The following are encoded together in the Azospirillum brasilense genome:
- a CDS encoding ATP-dependent DNA helicase, which translates to MPSTTDTPTDEQFRAIQAIDAWYADPAAPQMFWLAGEAGTGKTKTTVFALDHLQDRRNLENFVVGAPTGKAAQVLRRKGIDRAATLHSLIYAPRQDDDTGELFFARKSEGKFAEADLIVCDEGSMVGDDVAGDLLRSGKKILMIADDYQLPPVTGQGTLTKGEPDFRLVEPHRTARESPVIRLAHLLRRQELPRRFGTAGNAHVLPLNRVTEPLALRVDTQTICGTHRVRTDFTRRIRSRHGFDTVMPQAGERVICRRNDREEGLFNGMIGTLTRPAAEGRGRQDGLWSLGVHMEDEVKPRSKLMVHPWMFQAHYSGETKAPRVERDVQQFDWAWMITCHSAQGSEFPSVTVLDDSAAFREHKWRWLYTAVTRSQDELFLLLRNADLGGNWRMPELDM; encoded by the coding sequence ATGCCCAGCACCACCGACACCCCGACCGACGAGCAGTTCCGGGCGATCCAGGCCATCGACGCCTGGTACGCCGACCCCGCGGCCCCCCAGATGTTCTGGCTGGCCGGCGAGGCCGGGACCGGCAAGACCAAGACCACCGTCTTCGCGCTGGATCATCTCCAGGACCGCCGCAACCTGGAGAATTTCGTGGTCGGGGCGCCCACCGGCAAGGCGGCGCAGGTGCTGCGCCGCAAGGGCATCGACCGGGCGGCGACGCTGCATTCGCTGATCTACGCGCCGCGGCAGGACGACGACACCGGCGAACTGTTCTTCGCCCGCAAGTCGGAGGGCAAGTTCGCCGAGGCCGACCTGATCGTCTGCGACGAGGGCTCGATGGTCGGGGACGACGTGGCGGGCGACCTGCTGCGCTCCGGCAAGAAGATCCTGATGATCGCCGACGACTACCAGCTCCCCCCGGTGACCGGCCAGGGCACGCTGACCAAGGGCGAGCCGGATTTCCGGCTGGTCGAGCCGCACCGCACGGCGCGGGAGAGCCCGGTGATCCGGCTCGCCCATCTGCTGCGCCGGCAGGAGCTGCCGCGCCGCTTCGGCACCGCCGGGAACGCCCACGTCCTGCCGCTGAACCGGGTGACCGAGCCGCTGGCCCTGCGGGTGGACACCCAGACCATCTGCGGCACCCACCGCGTGCGCACCGACTTCACCCGGCGCATCCGCAGCCGCCACGGCTTCGATACGGTGATGCCCCAGGCCGGCGAGCGGGTGATCTGCCGCCGCAACGACCGCGAGGAAGGGTTGTTCAACGGCATGATCGGCACGCTGACCCGCCCGGCGGCCGAGGGGCGCGGCCGCCAGGACGGGCTGTGGTCGCTCGGCGTCCATATGGAGGACGAGGTGAAGCCCCGCAGCAAGCTGATGGTCCATCCCTGGATGTTCCAGGCCCACTACAGCGGCGAGACCAAGGCGCCGCGGGTGGAGCGCGACGTGCAGCAGTTCGATTGGGCCTGGATGATCACCTGCCATTCCGCCCAGGGGTCGGAGTTTCCTTCGGTCACCGTGCTCGACGATTCCGCCGCCTTCCGCGAGCACAAATGGCGCTGGCTCTACACCGCCGTCACCCGCTCGCAGGACGAGCTGTTCCTTCTGCTGCGCAACGCCGATCTGGGCGGGAACTGGCGGATGCCGGAACTCGACATGTGA
- a CDS encoding MFS transporter, which produces MPHTTHRPPASPLTVLAALILGVCVIQVANGILQILLPLRLAEAAAPPLVVGAVASAYSVGFVLGCWAAPWMIRRVGGVWSFAAFGLLAAAATLLLNLLPDAQAWVGLRLLMGVSYVGMLTVAESGLATLSPPGSRGSVFSLYMIACKVAVIGGQMLLASPNLSALWLTVLAAGCYGLSLVPVAVIRPPASAAPKGPAPSPWQYVRRAPVAFAGCLTVGLCNTAVTGIGPAWLAGLALPAAGVALIMSGIQVGSVVLQWPIGRVSDRHDRRLVIFAVSAVATLAAFLIAAFANPPGGAAPQTVLLGLFTLWGSAALSLYAICVAHANDHVTVEETVPLASALLLAWALGAALGPLLATAAMEWFGHDALFVYVGVVSGGLTLFAGLRRLISGPFRAEP; this is translated from the coding sequence TTGCCCCACACCACCCATCGGCCTCCGGCCTCGCCTCTGACGGTGCTGGCCGCGCTGATCCTCGGCGTCTGCGTCATCCAGGTCGCCAATGGCATCCTGCAGATCCTGCTGCCGCTCCGCCTCGCCGAGGCGGCGGCCCCGCCGCTGGTCGTCGGGGCGGTGGCGTCGGCCTATTCGGTCGGTTTCGTGCTGGGCTGCTGGGCCGCCCCCTGGATGATTCGCCGGGTGGGCGGGGTGTGGTCCTTCGCCGCCTTCGGGCTGCTCGCCGCCGCCGCCACGCTGCTGCTGAACCTGCTGCCGGACGCCCAGGCCTGGGTCGGGCTGCGGCTGCTGATGGGGGTGTCCTATGTCGGGATGCTCACCGTCGCGGAAAGCGGTCTGGCCACCCTGTCCCCGCCGGGATCGCGGGGCAGCGTCTTCTCCCTCTACATGATCGCCTGCAAGGTGGCGGTGATCGGCGGCCAGATGCTGCTCGCCAGCCCGAACCTGTCGGCCCTGTGGCTCACCGTCCTGGCGGCGGGCTGCTATGGCCTGTCGCTGGTTCCGGTTGCGGTGATCCGCCCGCCGGCCAGCGCCGCGCCGAAGGGGCCGGCGCCCTCGCCCTGGCAGTATGTGCGGCGGGCGCCGGTGGCCTTCGCCGGCTGCCTGACGGTGGGCTTGTGCAACACCGCGGTCACCGGCATCGGCCCGGCCTGGCTCGCCGGGCTGGCCCTGCCCGCCGCCGGGGTCGCGCTGATCATGTCGGGCATCCAAGTCGGCAGCGTGGTGCTGCAATGGCCGATCGGCCGCGTCTCCGACCGACACGACCGGCGGCTGGTGATCTTCGCGGTGTCCGCCGTGGCGACGCTCGCCGCCTTCCTGATCGCCGCCTTCGCCAACCCGCCCGGCGGGGCGGCGCCGCAGACCGTCCTGCTCGGCCTGTTCACCTTGTGGGGCAGCGCCGCCCTGTCGCTCTACGCGATCTGCGTGGCCCACGCCAACGACCATGTGACGGTGGAGGAGACGGTGCCGCTGGCCAGCGCGCTGCTGCTCGCCTGGGCGCTGGGGGCCGCACTCGGGCCGCTGCTGGCGACGGCGGCCATGGAATGGTTCGGGCATGATGCGCTGTTCGTCTATGTCGGGGTGGTGTCGGGCGGGCTGACCCTGTTCGCCGGCCTGCGCCGCCTCATCAGCGGACCGTTTCGGGCGGAGCCGTAA
- a CDS encoding amino acid ABC transporter ATP-binding protein, whose amino-acid sequence MIEIRNVYKSFGSTEVLKDVSLTVPPSRTTVVIGPSGSGKSTLLRCCNCLETADRGEIRINHRTIIADGKPLPDKELNALRAETGMVFQSFNLFPHMTTVENVMRAPVVVRGMAKAEARELAMGLLRKVGLDDKADVYPSTLSGGQKQRAAIARALAMKPKVMLFDEPTSALDPELVGEVLQVMKTLAEEGMTMMVVTHEMGFAREVADTVVVMADGRIVESGSPEQIFTNPTQERTRGFLRALVDGHLAGARPQPAADDPLDALPGNH is encoded by the coding sequence GTGATCGAGATCCGCAACGTCTACAAGAGCTTCGGCAGCACCGAGGTGCTGAAGGACGTCAGCCTGACCGTGCCGCCGTCGCGCACCACCGTGGTCATCGGCCCGTCGGGTTCGGGCAAGAGCACGCTGCTGCGCTGCTGCAACTGCCTGGAGACCGCCGACCGCGGCGAGATCCGCATCAACCACCGGACCATCATCGCCGACGGCAAGCCGCTGCCCGACAAGGAGCTGAACGCGCTCCGCGCCGAGACCGGCATGGTCTTCCAGTCCTTCAACCTGTTCCCGCACATGACCACGGTGGAGAACGTCATGCGCGCCCCCGTCGTGGTGCGCGGCATGGCCAAGGCCGAGGCGCGGGAGCTGGCGATGGGGCTGCTGCGCAAGGTGGGGCTGGACGACAAGGCCGATGTCTATCCGTCCACCCTGTCGGGCGGTCAGAAGCAGCGCGCCGCCATCGCCCGCGCGCTCGCCATGAAGCCGAAGGTGATGCTGTTCGACGAGCCGACCTCCGCCCTCGACCCCGAACTGGTCGGCGAGGTGCTCCAGGTCATGAAGACGCTGGCCGAGGAAGGCATGACCATGATGGTGGTGACCCACGAGATGGGCTTCGCCCGCGAGGTCGCCGACACCGTCGTCGTCATGGCCGACGGGCGCATCGTCGAGTCCGGTTCGCCGGAGCAGATCTTCACCAACCCGACCCAGGAGCGCACCCGCGGCTTCCTGCGCGCGCTGGTGGACGGCCATCTGGCCGGCGCCCGCCCGCAGCCGGCGGCGGACGATCCGCTGGACGCCCTTCCCGGCAACCACTGA
- a CDS encoding amino acid ABC transporter permease encodes MTLDFAPVWGGLPELLKGTVVTIEVTAAAFLLSAVLGLLVGIIRLNPARRVLYGIASAYVAFIRGTPLLVQLFLLFFGLPQFGILLPAWLCGVIGLGIYSGSYVSEVVRGAIQSIDRGQMEAARSLGMSYREAMWEVVLPQAFRRMLPPLGNETIALIKNSALVSLLTIDDVMREGQRIISTSFRALEVYIAVALIYFVLTNAATWILRQIEKRMTVERG; translated from the coding sequence GTGACGCTCGACTTCGCCCCCGTCTGGGGAGGGTTGCCGGAGCTGCTGAAGGGCACCGTGGTCACCATCGAGGTGACCGCGGCGGCCTTCCTGCTCAGCGCCGTGCTTGGCCTGCTCGTCGGCATCATCCGCCTCAACCCGGCGCGGCGCGTGCTGTACGGCATCGCGTCGGCCTATGTCGCCTTCATCCGCGGCACGCCGCTGCTGGTGCAGCTGTTCCTGCTGTTCTTCGGCCTGCCGCAGTTCGGAATCCTGCTGCCGGCGTGGCTGTGCGGCGTGATCGGGCTTGGCATCTACAGCGGCTCCTACGTGTCGGAGGTGGTGCGCGGCGCCATCCAGTCGATCGACCGCGGCCAGATGGAGGCCGCCCGCTCGCTCGGCATGTCCTACCGCGAGGCGATGTGGGAGGTGGTGCTGCCGCAGGCGTTCCGCCGCATGCTGCCGCCGCTGGGCAACGAGACCATCGCGTTGATCAAGAACTCGGCGCTGGTGTCGCTGCTGACCATCGACGACGTGATGCGCGAGGGGCAGCGGATCATCTCCACCAGCTTCCGCGCGCTGGAGGTCTACATCGCGGTGGCGCTGATCTATTTCGTGCTGACCAACGCGGCCACCTGGATCCTGCGCCAGATCGAAAAGCGCATGACCGTGGAAAGAGGGTAA
- a CDS encoding glutamine ABC transporter substrate-binding protein, which produces MKSFGKFLAAASFAAAAVVTMVGAGPIPARAEDAVIASIKQNGTFRVGVDATFAPFEFSQDGKKTGFDIELVEAIAKELGATKGVEWVDIDFKGLIPGLMANRFDMIASAMYITEERRKVVAFSDTYYPGGLVIMVKANNTAVKGPADLEGKTAAVQIGTKSVVHLKEHFPKTKIVEVETNAEMFGQVETGRTDVAVTGKPAAKLYAQTHPTVKVLDDQLTTEDYGFAMRKDNTELVTKVNAAITKLKADGTYQKLIDKWFEAKK; this is translated from the coding sequence ATGAAGTCCTTCGGTAAGTTTCTCGCCGCCGCGTCCTTCGCCGCCGCCGCGGTCGTCACGATGGTCGGCGCCGGGCCCATTCCGGCCCGCGCCGAGGACGCGGTGATCGCCTCGATCAAGCAGAACGGCACCTTCCGCGTCGGCGTGGACGCCACCTTCGCGCCCTTCGAATTCTCGCAGGACGGCAAGAAGACCGGCTTCGACATCGAGCTGGTCGAGGCCATCGCCAAGGAGCTGGGCGCCACCAAGGGCGTCGAGTGGGTGGACATCGACTTCAAGGGCCTGATCCCCGGCCTGATGGCCAACCGCTTCGACATGATCGCCTCGGCCATGTACATCACCGAGGAGCGCCGCAAGGTCGTCGCCTTCTCCGACACCTACTATCCGGGCGGCCTCGTCATCATGGTCAAGGCCAACAACACCGCCGTGAAGGGCCCGGCTGACCTCGAAGGCAAGACGGCCGCCGTGCAGATCGGCACCAAGTCGGTCGTCCATCTGAAGGAGCATTTCCCGAAGACGAAGATCGTCGAGGTCGAGACCAACGCCGAGATGTTCGGGCAGGTCGAGACCGGCCGCACCGACGTCGCGGTGACCGGCAAGCCCGCCGCCAAGCTCTACGCCCAGACGCATCCGACCGTGAAGGTGCTGGACGACCAGCTCACCACCGAGGATTACGGCTTTGCCATGCGTAAGGACAACACAGAGCTGGTGACCAAGGTGAACGCCGCCATCACCAAGCTGAAGGCCGACGGCACCTACCAGAAGCTCATCGACAAGTGGTTCGAAGCCAAGAAGTGA
- the hutG gene encoding N-formylglutamate deformylase, which produces MDVFGFRAARRPVLVSLPHVGTALPDGFIGRLVPEAQGLPDTDWHLPRLYDFLEDLGVGVIQARFSRYVIDLNRPSNDTPLYSGATTGLCPTTLFDGAPLYQPGAEPDAAEVAERVSRYWAPYHDAITAEMTRLRDQFGRAVLFDAHSIRSVVPRLFEGRLPDLNIGTNDGRSADSVLSDRLVAVGADAGADGFTHVLNGRFKGGHITRHFGRPSEGWHAVQLEMAQVTYMEEDAPFAFDEARAERIRPHLRRFIGAMADWAEERA; this is translated from the coding sequence ATGGACGTTTTCGGGTTTCGCGCCGCGCGCCGTCCGGTGCTGGTCAGCCTGCCCCATGTCGGCACGGCGCTGCCGGACGGATTCATCGGCCGGCTGGTGCCGGAGGCGCAGGGCCTGCCCGACACGGACTGGCACCTGCCGCGGCTCTACGACTTCCTGGAGGACCTCGGAGTCGGAGTGATCCAGGCGCGCTTCTCGCGCTACGTCATCGATCTGAATCGCCCCAGCAACGACACGCCGCTCTACAGTGGCGCCACCACGGGCCTGTGCCCGACCACCCTGTTCGACGGGGCGCCGCTGTACCAGCCGGGCGCCGAACCGGACGCGGCGGAGGTGGCCGAGCGGGTCAGCCGCTACTGGGCGCCCTACCACGACGCCATCACCGCCGAGATGACCCGACTGCGCGACCAGTTCGGGCGGGCGGTCCTGTTCGACGCCCATTCCATCCGCTCTGTCGTGCCGCGGCTGTTCGAGGGGCGGCTGCCCGACCTGAACATTGGGACCAACGACGGGCGCAGCGCCGATTCTGTGCTGAGCGACCGGCTGGTCGCGGTCGGCGCGGATGCCGGGGCCGACGGCTTCACCCATGTCCTCAACGGGCGCTTCAAGGGCGGCCACATCACCCGCCATTTCGGGCGTCCGTCCGAGGGCTGGCACGCCGTGCAGCTTGAGATGGCGCAGGTGACCTACATGGAGGAGGATGCGCCCTTCGCCTTCGACGAGGCGCGCGCCGAGCGGATTCGTCCGCATCTCCGGCGCTTCATTGGAGCGATGGCCGATTGGGCGGAGGAGCGGGCGTGA
- a CDS encoding formimidoylglutamate deiminase: protein MNGLFCGRALLPDGWASNVALRFDARGTLTAVERDASAQGLPQAAGPVIPGMPNLHSHAFQRAMAGLTEYAGASEDSFWTWRDAMYGFVRRMTPEAAEAVAALLYMEMAKQGYTAVAEFHYLHHDADGSPYADRAEMSRRILAAADTAGIGLTHLPVLYAHSGFGGKPPSDGQKRFINDVDGLLSIVAAMQKAMGTERAGRRAGLALHSLRAVTPEEMRDALAGLDALDPGAPIHIHIAEQTAEVDDCVAWSGKRPVEWLLENAAVGPRWCLVHATHVTPAEVDGMAASGAVAGLCLTTEANLGDGLFPAIPFLAQGGRFGIGSDSHISVSAAEELRLLEYGQRLVQRRRNVLRIGDCPSIGGGLYRAAVAGGAQALGQPVTGGGIRVGQPADLVVLDADNPKLLSRTDDSLLDAYVFASDGHAVRDVVAAGRTVVRDGRHVREDAIRAAYRRAIEGLRRDT from the coding sequence GTGAACGGACTGTTCTGCGGGCGGGCGCTGCTGCCCGACGGCTGGGCCTCGAACGTGGCGCTGCGCTTCGACGCGCGGGGCACGCTGACGGCGGTGGAGCGGGACGCCTCCGCGCAGGGTCTCCCGCAGGCCGCCGGGCCGGTGATCCCCGGCATGCCCAACCTGCACAGCCACGCCTTCCAGCGGGCCATGGCCGGGCTGACCGAATACGCCGGCGCGTCGGAGGACAGCTTCTGGACGTGGCGCGACGCCATGTACGGCTTCGTCCGCCGCATGACGCCGGAGGCGGCGGAGGCCGTCGCGGCGCTGCTCTACATGGAGATGGCGAAGCAGGGCTACACGGCGGTGGCGGAATTCCATTACCTCCACCACGACGCCGACGGCAGCCCCTACGCCGACCGGGCGGAGATGTCGCGCCGCATCCTGGCCGCCGCCGACACGGCGGGGATCGGGCTGACCCACCTGCCGGTGCTCTACGCCCACAGCGGCTTCGGCGGCAAGCCGCCGTCCGACGGGCAGAAGCGCTTCATCAACGACGTGGACGGGCTGCTGTCCATCGTCGCCGCCATGCAGAAGGCCATGGGAACGGAGCGGGCGGGCCGCCGCGCCGGGCTCGCCCTGCATTCGCTGCGCGCGGTGACGCCGGAGGAGATGCGCGACGCGCTGGCCGGCCTCGACGCGCTCGACCCCGGCGCGCCCATCCACATCCACATCGCCGAGCAGACGGCGGAGGTGGACGACTGCGTCGCCTGGAGCGGCAAGCGCCCGGTGGAATGGCTTCTGGAGAACGCTGCGGTCGGGCCGCGCTGGTGCCTCGTCCACGCCACGCACGTCACCCCGGCCGAGGTGGACGGCATGGCGGCGAGCGGGGCGGTGGCCGGTCTCTGCCTGACGACCGAGGCCAATCTGGGCGACGGGCTGTTCCCCGCCATCCCCTTCCTGGCGCAGGGTGGGCGGTTCGGCATCGGCTCGGACAGCCACATCAGCGTGTCGGCGGCGGAGGAGCTTCGCCTCCTGGAATACGGCCAGCGCTTGGTGCAGCGGCGGCGCAACGTGCTGCGCATCGGGGATTGCCCGTCCATCGGCGGCGGCCTCTACCGGGCGGCGGTGGCCGGCGGCGCGCAGGCGCTGGGCCAGCCGGTGACCGGCGGCGGGATTCGGGTGGGCCAGCCCGCCGACCTCGTCGTGCTTGACGCCGACAACCCGAAACTGCTTTCTCGGACCGACGACAGCCTTCTGGACGCCTATGTCTTCGCCAGCGACGGGCACGCCGTGCGCGACGTGGTCGCGGCGGGGCGGACCGTGGTGCGCGACGGCCGCCACGTCCGGGAGGACGCCATCCGGGCCGCCTACCGGCGCGCCATCGAGGGGTTGCGCCGGGACACATGA
- a CDS encoding IclR family transcriptional regulator → MSETDPNTYIAPALQRGLAILELFTPQRRTLTLTDIAKALGIGRASAYRLVFTLEHLGYIGRVGDGKSYRLAPRSMQLGYHYLSGLDGIEVAIPYIDGLRDSTQISAHMAVRDGTEIVYVYRAHSHMTLSSNIAVGYRLPAHATAMGRMLLSGLTDEAIAQLYTGVRLDRYSDTTAVTLTSLIQEVAEDRKRGWTMNRSSFVSGIVAIAAAIRDHRGEVIAAINLSGPSAVMDQPATLDHLRTKVVETADAISHQLGYLPRG, encoded by the coding sequence ATGAGCGAGACCGATCCGAACACCTACATCGCCCCGGCGCTGCAGCGCGGGCTGGCCATCCTGGAGCTGTTCACGCCGCAGCGCCGGACGCTGACCCTGACCGACATCGCCAAGGCGCTGGGGATCGGGCGGGCCTCGGCCTACCGGCTGGTCTTCACGCTGGAGCATCTCGGCTACATCGGGCGGGTGGGGGACGGCAAGTCCTACCGCCTCGCGCCGCGGTCGATGCAGCTTGGCTACCATTACCTGTCGGGGCTGGACGGGATCGAGGTGGCGATCCCCTACATCGACGGGCTGCGGGACAGCACGCAGATCTCCGCCCACATGGCGGTGCGCGACGGGACGGAGATCGTCTACGTCTACCGCGCGCACTCGCACATGACGCTGTCCAGCAACATCGCCGTCGGCTACCGCCTGCCGGCCCACGCCACCGCGATGGGCCGGATGCTGCTGAGCGGCCTCACCGACGAGGCCATCGCGCAGCTCTACACCGGCGTGCGGCTGGACCGTTACAGCGACACCACGGCGGTCACGCTCACCTCGCTGATCCAGGAGGTGGCGGAGGACCGCAAGCGCGGCTGGACGATGAACCGCTCCTCCTTCGTGTCGGGGATCGTCGCCATCGCGGCGGCCATCCGCGACCACCGGGGCGAGGTCATCGCCGCCATCAACCTGTCCGGCCCCAGCGCCGTGATGGACCAGCCCGCCACGCTCGACCATCTGCGGACCAAGGTGGTGGAGACGGCGGACGCGATCTCGCACCAGCTCGGCTACCTGCCCCGCGGCTGA
- a CDS encoding MliC family protein — protein MAAHRNALRITLVATVAWGGPALAAESVGPSFSCAGVETGSIERMVCSDADLSALDRKLAGVYGEAAGKAANEHPPTLKAEQRGWIKGRNDCWKADDRRACVEEQYRLRIAELQAKYRLVPSIGPVRFACDGQAANELTTTFFETDPPTMIAERGDAVSLMVGQPAASGARYQGRNESFWEHQGEARVTWGYGAPEMTCRKAP, from the coding sequence ATGGCTGCGCACCGCAACGCCCTGCGCATCACCCTTGTGGCAACGGTCGCATGGGGAGGCCCCGCCCTCGCCGCAGAATCCGTGGGCCCCTCCTTCTCCTGCGCCGGAGTGGAGACCGGCAGCATCGAGCGGATGGTCTGCAGCGACGCCGACCTGTCGGCGCTCGACCGCAAGCTGGCCGGTGTCTATGGCGAGGCCGCGGGCAAGGCGGCGAACGAGCATCCCCCGACACTGAAGGCGGAGCAGCGCGGCTGGATCAAGGGCCGGAACGACTGCTGGAAGGCCGACGACCGCCGCGCCTGCGTGGAGGAGCAATACCGCCTGCGCATCGCCGAGCTTCAGGCCAAATACCGGCTGGTGCCCTCCATCGGCCCGGTCCGCTTCGCCTGCGACGGCCAAGCGGCCAACGAACTGACCACCACCTTCTTCGAGACCGACCCGCCGACGATGATCGCCGAGCGCGGCGACGCGGTGTCGTTGATGGTCGGACAGCCGGCGGCGTCCGGCGCCCGCTACCAGGGCCGCAACGAGAGCTTTTGGGAGCATCAGGGCGAAGCGCGGGTGACCTGGGGCTACGGCGCTCCGGAGATGACCTGCCGGAAGGCGCCGTAA
- a CDS encoding HutD family protein, which yields MAVSLLDPARYRRMPWKNGGGTTTEIALQELPGAAGRFLWRVSIADVAEAGPFSAFTGYERLIAVVEGAGMRLTVDGVPATVTNRAAPFRFSGDAVVDCALLDGPIRDFNLIFDRERADARLDVLPADKVADIPAGGMALVHALDGEVILRTGDSVARVSPGWTARLDDTAATLETGPGACAVLARVAARG from the coding sequence ATGGCTGTTTCTCTTCTCGACCCCGCCCGCTACCGCCGCATGCCCTGGAAGAACGGCGGCGGCACGACCACCGAAATCGCCCTCCAGGAACTGCCCGGCGCCGCCGGCCGCTTCCTGTGGCGGGTCAGCATCGCCGACGTGGCGGAGGCCGGCCCCTTCTCCGCCTTCACCGGCTACGAGCGGCTGATCGCCGTGGTCGAGGGGGCCGGCATGCGGCTGACCGTGGACGGCGTCCCGGCGACCGTGACCAACCGCGCCGCCCCCTTCCGCTTCTCCGGCGACGCCGTGGTGGATTGCGCCCTGCTGGACGGGCCGATCCGCGACTTCAACCTGATCTTCGACCGCGAGCGGGCCGACGCCCGGCTCGACGTCCTGCCGGCCGACAAGGTTGCGGACATCCCGGCCGGCGGCATGGCACTGGTCCACGCGCTGGACGGCGAGGTGATCCTGCGCACCGGCGACAGCGTGGCGCGGGTGTCGCCGGGCTGGACCGCCCGTCTGGACGACACCGCCGCGACGCTGGAGACCGGGCCGGGGGCCTGCGCCGTCCTCGCCCGCGTCGCGGCGCGCGGGTAA